One genomic region from Chthonomonas calidirosea T49 encodes:
- a CDS encoding AAA family ATPase, translating into MTPEDIAQKARQIANAVETAIIGKSEVVELALAVLLAEGHLLIEDIPGVGKTTLAKALARALGISFKRIQFTPDLLPADITGSSVYNQKQGEFEVRPGPLFANIVLADEINRTTPKTQAALLESMEEHQVTIDGNSIPLPSPFFVIATQNNVEMAGTYPLPEAQLDRFMARLAMGYPDRAAERRILSQQQHTRPLEQIEPVTDAAEIVAIQKQVRQVHVDASLQEYVLDIVNYTRNQPQVILGASTRGALCLMHAGQALAAIRGRTYVKPDDIKTLAVAVLAHRITVRPEYRLRGITPQSCVEEALQRIRVPVD; encoded by the coding sequence TTGACACCTGAGGACATTGCACAAAAAGCCCGCCAGATCGCCAATGCCGTAGAAACAGCCATTATCGGCAAAAGTGAAGTCGTCGAGTTGGCACTTGCCGTGCTGTTAGCGGAAGGCCACCTGCTCATTGAAGATATCCCCGGTGTGGGCAAAACCACACTCGCTAAAGCGTTGGCACGGGCTTTGGGCATCTCCTTTAAACGCATTCAGTTTACGCCCGACCTCCTCCCTGCCGATATCACCGGCTCTTCCGTCTATAACCAAAAACAGGGAGAGTTCGAAGTGCGCCCAGGCCCGCTCTTCGCAAATATTGTGCTCGCCGATGAGATCAATCGAACCACTCCCAAGACCCAGGCCGCACTGCTTGAATCGATGGAAGAACACCAAGTTACCATTGATGGCAACTCGATTCCTCTTCCTTCTCCTTTCTTTGTCATCGCCACCCAGAACAATGTTGAAATGGCCGGAACCTATCCTCTCCCCGAAGCTCAACTCGATCGCTTTATGGCGCGATTGGCCATGGGCTACCCCGATCGCGCGGCGGAACGGCGCATCCTATCCCAACAACAACATACCCGTCCCTTAGAGCAGATCGAACCCGTTACGGATGCTGCAGAGATTGTCGCCATTCAAAAACAGGTACGTCAGGTTCACGTAGATGCAAGCCTTCAAGAATATGTGCTAGATATTGTAAACTATACACGGAATCAGCCGCAAGTTATTTTGGGGGCGAGTACTCGTGGCGCCCTGTGCCTCATGCACGCTGGGCAGGCGCTTGCAGCGATAAGAGGCCGTACCTATGTGAAACCGGACGATATCAAAACGCTTGCAGTGGCCGTGCTCGCCCATCGTATTACCGTAAGGCCGGAATACCGCCTCCGTGGCATAACGCCCCAAAGCTGTGTCGAAGAGGCCCTGCAACGCATTCGTGTGCCGGTTGATTAA
- a CDS encoding DUF1385 domain-containing protein, translating into MSDSDARLLAQDTSVATQGSWPLTLRGLLRQGPLPAPEDSVERALHLMRNYGVEALPVTLDGHLMGMVSRESLLRYVRERGLDDEARWASVSDFLQPAEETVAPETPLETLRERWRNRLDRSLPALPVVDKEGYCLGYLHPLDLFFPEPMLRPQLPPIGGMATPFGVYLTDGRIQAGASNIALIATGAFMGLLIFGSLWLSGWGLERLAVWIPFVPHWVFDMNAALQDAHPWWSACAVCVRSVVILPYLLLMRFSVLAGYHAAEHQTVHAIERREPLVVPVVRRMPRVHPRCGTNLVAAMGIFAFVAELASCFPWLQEGAIVIAGLVTLFTWRRVGAFLQLWFTTRPASEHQLEKGIRAGNELIERYLQSYPTRPHILRKIWCMGLLQALIGMGIIAFIVSYIPFLSAFLR; encoded by the coding sequence ATGTCAGATAGTGATGCTAGGCTTTTAGCTCAAGATACATCTGTGGCAACCCAAGGAAGCTGGCCGCTGACGCTGAGAGGCCTATTGCGTCAGGGACCTTTACCGGCTCCTGAAGATAGCGTAGAGCGGGCTTTGCATCTTATGCGGAATTATGGTGTGGAGGCTTTACCGGTAACGCTTGACGGCCATCTCATGGGCATGGTTTCGCGCGAGTCTTTGTTGCGTTATGTCAGAGAGAGGGGATTAGACGATGAGGCAAGGTGGGCCTCCGTGAGCGACTTTCTTCAGCCCGCTGAGGAGACTGTTGCACCAGAGACCCCTTTAGAGACATTACGCGAGCGTTGGCGTAACCGTTTAGACCGAAGTCTACCGGCCTTGCCGGTAGTAGATAAAGAGGGGTACTGCCTTGGCTACCTTCATCCTCTCGATCTGTTCTTCCCAGAGCCGATGTTGCGTCCGCAACTCCCACCCATTGGGGGAATGGCCACGCCGTTTGGGGTCTACCTTACCGATGGCCGAATCCAGGCAGGAGCATCTAATATCGCTCTTATAGCAACAGGGGCTTTTATGGGCCTACTGATTTTTGGAAGCCTATGGCTGTCTGGTTGGGGTCTCGAGCGGTTGGCCGTTTGGATCCCATTTGTTCCTCACTGGGTTTTCGATATGAATGCAGCGCTTCAGGATGCCCATCCATGGTGGTCGGCCTGTGCGGTATGTGTGCGCAGCGTCGTTATTTTGCCTTATCTCCTCTTGATGCGATTTTCGGTGCTAGCGGGCTATCATGCGGCAGAGCACCAAACGGTTCATGCGATTGAGCGCCGCGAACCTCTTGTGGTGCCAGTCGTCCGGAGGATGCCTCGGGTACACCCTCGCTGTGGCACCAATCTCGTGGCGGCGATGGGAATTTTTGCCTTCGTGGCAGAGCTGGCCAGTTGCTTCCCCTGGTTGCAGGAGGGTGCTATCGTGATCGCTGGCCTGGTGACGCTCTTCACATGGCGTCGTGTCGGAGCGTTTCTACAGTTATGGTTTACCACGCGCCCTGCGAGTGAGCATCAGTTGGAGAAGGGCATTCGGGCCGGGAACGAGCTTATTGAGCGCTACTTACAGAGCTATCCAACGCGGCCGCATATCCTCCGAAAAATATGGTGTATGGGGCTGCTACAAGCTCTCATTGGAATGGGAATCATCGCCTTCATTGTCTCTTACATACCCTTTCTAAGCGCATTTTTGCGCTAG